In Microbulbifer sp. GL-2, the following are encoded in one genomic region:
- a CDS encoding DUF4166 domain-containing protein — MGNIISRKMGASYDRLSPVIRGVHSGKKVIEGVIRVERGGLLADVICTLFRFPKQNHNCSLRVECHHSSDSILWVRNFDGLILRSHFFSSGNLLCEQMGLLRMYFYPVENDGVLEYRFLKTKFFGIPLPKIFSPKIYAREYEVDGVYCFSVKVSMFAVGKVIAYGGSMDVLTT; from the coding sequence ATGGGAAATATTATTTCTAGAAAAATGGGAGCCTCCTACGATAGGCTTTCCCCGGTTATCAGGGGAGTTCATAGTGGCAAAAAAGTGATTGAGGGAGTGATACGTGTAGAACGAGGCGGCTTACTCGCTGATGTAATTTGTACTTTATTCAGGTTTCCCAAGCAGAATCATAACTGTTCTCTTCGTGTAGAGTGCCACCATTCCAGTGATAGCATTTTATGGGTACGTAACTTTGATGGGTTAATATTGAGATCTCATTTTTTTTCATCTGGAAATCTTTTGTGTGAGCAGATGGGGCTTTTGCGAATGTATTTCTACCCAGTGGAAAATGATGGGGTCCTGGAATATCGATTTCTCAAAACAAAATTTTTTGGAATCCCCCTGCCTAAGATATTTAGCCCTAAAATATATGCGCGCGAATATGAAGTGGATGGAGTTTACTGCTTTAGTGTAAAGGTTAGTATGTTCGCAGTGGGTAAGGTTATTGCCTACGGAGGAAGTATGGATGTTTTAACTACTTGA